One Acidobacteriota bacterium DNA segment encodes these proteins:
- a CDS encoding TlpA disulfide reductase family protein: MLEPLELFGWSIGWYPTMAVAAAVVGTIFFLIYSPRKAVFGHWSRALIYCLSIAVLGVVVSRVWSVAAVAWFSERWGSLAAFYRPLTLTEALSRGGLVWYGGFLPVLAWVLLLMVWIRGDRYLRLLDVTALMACIAYPVARTGCFLTGCCFGAWSDAPWAVYVRYGPHFSLVPKHPTNLFEVILHAGLFGILLHRDRKPHPAGTIAMEFIVGHAMVRFFIEFLRTHPEVALGLTSRQYISIGLVTAALLARRWMIRRAAAGEVASEAGAAAEANGRIVGPSAWKLAASSSAVLMLFVGSFAAADRLVMEPRNAGGQVPEVAFAGLDGGEVPLAELRGTPVVLNFWASWCAPCRTEIPELNQFRRDNPTVPLLGVGADEPPELSRRAAQELGITYPVVVADQRILELFGVLALPRTVVLDSSGRIAAVHSGTVTATQLEAMVASVEEG, from the coding sequence ATGCTCGAGCCTTTGGAGCTCTTCGGCTGGTCCATCGGTTGGTACCCCACCATGGCCGTGGCTGCGGCGGTGGTGGGGACGATCTTTTTTCTCATCTACTCGCCCCGCAAGGCGGTGTTCGGCCATTGGAGCCGCGCGCTGATCTACTGCCTGTCCATCGCGGTGCTGGGGGTGGTGGTGTCCCGGGTGTGGTCGGTGGCGGCGGTGGCCTGGTTCTCCGAACGGTGGGGGTCGCTGGCGGCCTTCTACCGGCCGCTGACCTTGACGGAGGCCCTCTCCCGCGGCGGGCTGGTCTGGTACGGCGGCTTTCTGCCGGTGCTGGCCTGGGTGCTCTTGCTGATGGTGTGGATTCGCGGAGACCGCTACCTGCGGCTCCTCGACGTCACCGCCCTCATGGCCTGCATCGCCTACCCGGTGGCGCGCACCGGTTGTTTTCTCACCGGCTGCTGCTTCGGCGCCTGGTCCGATGCTCCGTGGGCGGTCTACGTGCGCTACGGCCCGCACTTCAGCCTGGTGCCCAAGCACCCCACCAACCTCTTTGAGGTGATTCTCCACGCCGGGCTCTTCGGCATCCTGTTGCACCGAGACCGAAAACCCCATCCCGCCGGCACCATCGCCATGGAATTCATCGTCGGGCACGCGATGGTGCGCTTCTTCATCGAGTTCCTGCGCACTCATCCCGAGGTGGCCTTGGGCCTGACCTCGCGGCAGTACATCTCCATCGGTCTGGTCACCGCCGCTCTGCTCGCTCGCCGGTGGATGATTCGCCGAGCCGCCGCGGGCGAGGTGGCTTCCGAGGCCGGAGCGGCTGCGGAGGCCAACGGGAGGATTGTGGGGCCGTCGGCGTGGAAGCTCGCCGCCAGCTCCTCCGCGGTGCTGATGCTCTTCGTCGGTAGCTTTGCCGCCGCGGATCGGCTGGTCATGGAGCCGCGCAACGCCGGCGGCCAGGTGCCGGAAGTCGCCTTCGCCGGACTCGACGGTGGAGAGGTGCCGCTGGCGGAGCTACGGGGTACGCCGGTGGTGCTCAACTTCTGGGCCAGCTGGTGCGCTCCTTGCCGCACCGAGATTCCCGAGCTCAATCAGTTCCGCAGAGACAACCCCACCGTGCCTCTCCTGGGCGTCGGGGCCGACGAGCCACCGGAGCTCAGCCGCCGGGCGGCTCAGGAGCTGGGCATCACGTACCCGGTGGTGGTGGCGGACCAGCGGATCCTCGAGCTTTTTGGAGTCCTCGCCCTGCCGCGAACGGTGGTGCTGGACAGCAGCGGCCGCATCGCCGCCGTGCACAGTGGAACGGTGACGGCGACGCAGCTGGAAGCGATGGTGGCCTCGGTGGAGGAGGGGTAG